AGTTTGCACGACAATTATTTGGCGAAAACTACTATTACAACATCATTCTAAAAGAGGATGCCATGTTAAAAGCAGTATTGAAATAAACTATTTTTTTATGGAATCGTGGCTTTGAGAAGAAATACCATTATTCCACAACGTTAGAATATCGGTTGCAACTGCTGCTCCACTTCCTGCTGCAATAGCCAATTGACTTCTCCATCCAGCCAATGTCCCAACTACATAAATGCCATCCGTGACTTTGTGGTCTTCGTTTTTTAACTGAATCCGTTGTTTCTCAGCTAATGCTTTTTTGTGTGGTTCAACATAGTGTACTAATCCTTCTACATCAAAAGTGTTAGAATACCCTATTGCAACTACAATATTTTTCGTTTGATAAGAGTTTTTATTGGTTGTAACCGTAAAATTTGGAAATGTCCCCGTCACTTTCATGACTTTTTCTCCTTCAATTTGGGTTACATGAGGATATAATTCTTGTAGTTGTTCTGTGCTTTCTGCTAACAAATCTGAACCTAGTTTTCCTGGGGATACTCCATAAGCATTGTAAAAGATAGCTTCTTGAAGTGAAGATGTTTTTTGGTGTGTGATAATCCCAATTTTTTTATCTTGAACAAACGGTTTTTTATGAGCCGAACCCAAAACCAAAGCACATGACATGCCCGAAACGCCGCCACCGATTATCAGAACATCAAACATGGTTTAGTTTTTAAGTTTTTCTTCAATTTTTTTAGACATTCTAAAAATCAGTAGAATAAATAAAGCGCATAAAGAAGCAACAATGCCAATTAATGCCACCATACTATCGCCTTTCATTGGATCCTTATAATCTAACATGGTAAAATTGAAAACAACTAACCCAAAAGCAATAACCATCAATATAGTAGTGAAAATTTTCATGAAGTGTATTTAGAGGACAAAAATACTAAAATTTGGTCTTACACAAAGAGTCCTTTAACATTAGCTGCAAATAATTTAACGGCAATGGCTAAAAGGACAATTCCAAAAACTTTTCTAATGATGTTCAACCCATTCTCACCAAGCATTTTCTCAATTTTTGCAGAAGATTTTAAAACTAAATACACCAAAATAATATTCAGAAATATCGCTATGATAATGTTGATGGAATAAAATTCTGCTCGCAAAGAAAGTAAAGTTGTCATCGTTCCAGCCCCAGCAACTAGCGGGAATGCTATTGGAACAATAGAGGCAGAAGTGGCTTTATCTTCTTTATAGAGTCGGATACCTAGAATCATTTCTAAAGCTAAAAAGAACAAAACGAATGAACCAGCTACAGCAAACGAATTAGCATCAATGCCGATTAATTTCAGTATTTCTTCACCAACAAAAAGAAAGGCAATCATAATTCCAGCCGAAACTAAAGAAGCTTTTCCCGATTGAATATGGCCAAATTTAGCTCTCAAACTAATAATCACAGGAATGCTTCCGACGATATCAATCACGGCAAAAAGAACCATGGTAGCAGTGGCTATTTCTCTAAAATTAATGTTCATTCCTTTATTTTTTTACAAAATTAGGTTTTTAATCGTTTATAATGATTTTAGATTTTACCTTTGCATTGAAAATTGAGCTTTTTGGCTTTTGATCATAGCAAAAAAATTATAATTCATTTTTAAAAATCCGTGAAGCCCACTGGGGTTCCTCCTCTTACTATCAAATGTTTCAACTAGGAAAAACCATCGTTTCAGAAGATATTCTCGAAAAAGATTTTGTTTGTAATCTTTCAACTTGTCATGGCGCTTGCTGTGTAGATGGTGATGCGGGGGCTCCTTTAACACAAGAAGAAACTAAAATCTTAGAAGCTATTTACCCTAAAGTGAAACCTTTCCTCCGTAAAGAAGGTATTGAAGCTATTGAAAGATTAGGCACTTGGGTAGTGGGAACCGATCAAGATTTGGAAACCCCTCTTATTGACAACAAAGATTGTGCTTACGTTATTTTCGATGGCAAAACTGCTCTTTGCGGCATAGAACAAGCCTACAACCAAGGCATTGTAGATTGGAAAAAACCAGTTTCTTGTCATTTATATCCAATCCGTGTTAAAGATTTTAGCGAATTTGCTGCCGTCAATTACGACCGTTGGGATATTTGCAATCCTGCTTGTTCTTTAGGAAAAGAGTTGGAAGTTCCTGTTTATAAATTTGTAAAAGAAGCTTTAATCCGCCGATTTGGACAAGATTGGTATGCCGAACTAGAAAAAGTAGCCGAAGATTTGAAGAATGGGAAGTGATTAAAATTTAAAGAAAAATAAAGATGCTTTCTTATTGACTTTTATTTCTATAAAATTATATATTTGTGCAACATTTATGGGGGATTAGCTCATTTGGCTAGAGCGCTTGCCTGGCAGGCAAGAGGTGGTCGGTTCGAATCCGATATTCTCCACAATAAAGTAAAGCCTTCATTATTGGAGGCTTTTTTATTTAAACAATAGTAATCCATTTGAAAGCGTTTTAAGATTTCTTATCTTTACATTCAAATACAACTATTATGGCTGATACTGGTTCCCTTTCCATTACTATTGAAAATAAAATTGCTACCATAACCTTTAGTCATTCTGCTAGCAATTCGTTTCCTAGTGATTTATTACACAAACTTACTTCCGAATTAAATCAAATTTCTCTCAATGCTGATGTAAATGTTGTGATTTTACAAAGCGAAGGCAAAACGTTTTGTGCAGGTGCTTCTTTTGATGAATTACTTTCGATATCCGATTTTGAAACAGGAAAGAAATTCTTCTCAGGATTTGCGAATGTGATTAACGCCATGCGGAAATGCTCTAAAATCATCATCGGAAAAGTACAAGGAAAAGCTGTTGGCGGGGGTGTTGGTTTAATATCAGCATGCGATTTTGCTTATGCTTATCAAGATGCTGCCGTTAAATTATCTGAAATTGCTATTGGAATTGGTCCGTTTGTAATTGAACCTGCTGTTTCTAGAAAAATTGGGAAAACCGCAATGACAGAACTGACTTTACAACCTACTAATTGGCAATCGGCAGATTGGGCAAAAGAAAAAGGTTTATATGTAGATCTTTTTGATAGTCAGGCAGAAGTTAGCGAAGCGGTAGATCATTTGGCAACAAAATTAGCCTCTTATAATCCTGAAGCTTTAGCAGAAATGAAAAAAGTCTTTTGGAAAAATACTGGAAACTGGGACGAGCTTTTATATGAAAGAGCCGCTATTTCAGGTAAATTAGTGCTTTCTGATTTTACAAAAAAAGCCTTAAACGAATTTAAAAAATAAACCTCATGAAACTGATTTTGCTTTTGCAACAAGCTAACATCAATGAAAAGATAAAAAATGCTCCTGATAATGGGTATTTAATTGGGGTATGGATTGGGTATATTCTCCCATTTATAGTATTGGTTGGTCTTGCTTATTTAATGTATACTCGAGCCAAAAAAAGAGAAAACGACCTATAGTAATATTTTAGTAAATTTGCCCAGTAAAAACTTCTTTCATGAGTAACATCAGAATCACTAAACAATTTTCATTCGAAACGGGTCATGCTCTGTATGGGTACGACGGCAAATGCAAAAATGTACACGGACACAGCTATAAATTATCGGTGACTGTTATTGGGAAACCGATTACGGATACTTCGAATGTGAAATATGGCATGGTGATTGACTTTTCCGATTTGAAGAAAATTGTTAAAGAAGAAATTGTCGATATTTTTGATCATGCTACTGTTTTTAATCAAAATACTCCTCATATTGAATTGGCTAACGAATTAAAAAGCCGAGGACATCACGTAATTTTGGTAGATTATCAACCTACAAGTGAGAACATGGTGACCGATTTTGCTCAAAAAATAAAAAGTCGTTTGCCTTTTGAGATCAAATTACATTCTTTAAAACTACAAGAAACCGATACCTCGTTTGCCGAATGGTATGCTTCGGATAACGAATAACCTCAATCTTGATGACAATATCTCCTAACAAAAAAATATACTTTGCTTCTGACCAACACTTTGGTGCGCCTACGCCTGAGCTTAGTTTTCCTAGAGAACAAAAGTTTGTAGCTTGGCTAGATGAAGTAAAAAAGGATGCTGAATGTATTTTCCTCTTAGGCGATTTATTTGATTTTTGGTTTGAATACAAAACAGTAGTTCCTAAAGGCTTCGTAAGAGTTTTAGGGAAGCTAGCAGAAATCAGAGACAGCGGCATTCCTATTTATTTCTTTGTTGGGAATCATGATTTGTGGATGAGCGATTATTTCGAAAAAGAATTGAATATTCCTGTTTACAGAGACAATCAAGAATTTGAATTTAATGGCAAGACCTTCTTAATTGGTCATGGTGATGGCAAAGGTCCTGGAGACAAAGGCTACAAACGCATGAAGAAAGTATTTACCAATCCGTTTTCAAAATGGTTGTACCGATGGCTGCATCCTGATGTTGGGATGCGATTGGCACAATACTTATCGGTAAAAAACAAATTAATCTCGGGCGATGCTGATGTGAAGTTCCTTGGCGAAGATAATGAATGGCTCATCTTATATGCGAAACGCAAACTCGAAACCAAACATTACAATTACCTTATTTTTGGTCATCGTCATCTTCCGATGGTAGTATCTGTGGGAGATAACGCTGAGTATGTCAACCTAGGGGACTGGATAGGCTACTTTACTTATGGTGTTTTTGATGGTACTCAATTCGAGTTAAAGAAGTACTAATCCTTTTCTATTATTCTTTACTTTCTATTCTATCCAATTGTACTCAATGTTTGGATAAAGTAGTAACACTATTTTCAAAAAAAGTAATAAACTTATCAAAACTAGAAACAATATTATATAAACTAGTAGTGAGCAGTAATACTATAGTAAGTTTTTTGTATAAACTAGTAAGTGTTTTGGATAAAGTCGAATGTAATTTGAATAAACTCGAATGTAATTTGCATGAATACGAAAGTAACTCGATAAAAAGCGAAAGTATTTACTTTAAATCCTTCAAACGTAACTGTACAGTTGTAGTACCATTGAATTCGTTTTCGTCAATGCAATACACAGCATCGAAGGAGTTTTGATTTTTTACTAAAGAAAGTTTATCGCCTAGTCCGAAGCCAATAGCACCAAAACCTTCGCTTCCATTTTGTTTGACGAATAATTTCAAATGATCTTCATTGGCACCTATACCTTTGGCATAACCTGAATCTTTTAGTTCTTTAGTCATAAAAACGGGAGTCATATTCTGTGGCCCAAAAGGCTCAAATTGATTTAAAATCCGAATCAGTTTTTCGTTGATGTCTTTAAGACTTATTTCGGCATCTATCGAAATTTCTGGTATGAGTAAATCAGGATGAATGGTTTCTTGGACTACTCTTTCAAAAGCTTCTTTGAAGGCAGCGTAATTTTCTTCTTTTAAAGTCATTCCTGCAGCATACATGTGTCCGCCAAATTGTTCCAGATGTTCCGCACACGCTTCGAGAGCGTTGTAAATATCAAAATCTTTTACCGAGCGGGCTGAGGCTGCTAATGTATCACCACTTTTGGTAAAAACAATCGTTGGTCGGTAATGCGTTTCGGTTAATCTTGAAGCAACAATTCCAATAACTCCTTTGTGCCAGTTTTCATTGTAAACTACTGTAGTGAACTTTTCCTGTTCTCCATTTTCTTGTATTTGCGACAGTGCTTCTACGGTAATTTGTTTGTCTAAATCTTTTCTATCCGTGTTGTATTGTTCAATTTCGGAAGCGAATTGTTCGGCTTGGTCTAGATTGTATTCGGTT
The window above is part of the Flavobacterium sp. N1994 genome. Proteins encoded here:
- a CDS encoding DUF3109 family protein, translating into MFQLGKTIVSEDILEKDFVCNLSTCHGACCVDGDAGAPLTQEETKILEAIYPKVKPFLRKEGIEAIERLGTWVVGTDQDLETPLIDNKDCAYVIFDGKTALCGIEQAYNQGIVDWKKPVSCHLYPIRVKDFSEFAAVNYDRWDICNPACSLGKELEVPVYKFVKEALIRRFGQDWYAELEKVAEDLKNGK
- a CDS encoding enoyl-CoA hydratase/isomerase family protein, translated to MADTGSLSITIENKIATITFSHSASNSFPSDLLHKLTSELNQISLNADVNVVILQSEGKTFCAGASFDELLSISDFETGKKFFSGFANVINAMRKCSKIIIGKVQGKAVGGGVGLISACDFAYAYQDAAVKLSEIAIGIGPFVIEPAVSRKIGKTAMTELTLQPTNWQSADWAKEKGLYVDLFDSQAEVSEAVDHLATKLASYNPEALAEMKKVFWKNTGNWDELLYERAAISGKLVLSDFTKKALNEFKK
- a CDS encoding UDP-2,3-diacylglucosamine diphosphatase; this encodes MTISPNKKIYFASDQHFGAPTPELSFPREQKFVAWLDEVKKDAECIFLLGDLFDFWFEYKTVVPKGFVRVLGKLAEIRDSGIPIYFFVGNHDLWMSDYFEKELNIPVYRDNQEFEFNGKTFLIGHGDGKGPGDKGYKRMKKVFTNPFSKWLYRWLHPDVGMRLAQYLSVKNKLISGDADVKFLGEDNEWLILYAKRKLETKHYNYLIFGHRHLPMVVSVGDNAEYVNLGDWIGYFTYGVFDGTQFELKKY
- a CDS encoding 6-pyruvoyl trahydropterin synthase family protein; translated protein: MSNIRITKQFSFETGHALYGYDGKCKNVHGHSYKLSVTVIGKPITDTSNVKYGMVIDFSDLKKIVKEEIVDIFDHATVFNQNTPHIELANELKSRGHHVILVDYQPTSENMVTDFAQKIKSRLPFEIKLHSLKLQETDTSFAEWYASDNE
- a CDS encoding NAD(P)/FAD-dependent oxidoreductase, translated to MFDVLIIGGGVSGMSCALVLGSAHKKPFVQDKKIGIITHQKTSSLQEAIFYNAYGVSPGKLGSDLLAESTEQLQELYPHVTQIEGEKVMKVTGTFPNFTVTTNKNSYQTKNIVVAIGYSNTFDVEGLVHYVEPHKKALAEKQRIQLKNEDHKVTDGIYVVGTLAGWRSQLAIAAGSGAAVATDILTLWNNGISSQSHDSIKK
- a CDS encoding MarC family protein → MNINFREIATATMVLFAVIDIVGSIPVIISLRAKFGHIQSGKASLVSAGIMIAFLFVGEEILKLIGIDANSFAVAGSFVLFFLALEMILGIRLYKEDKATSASIVPIAFPLVAGAGTMTTLLSLRAEFYSINIIIAIFLNIILVYLVLKSSAKIEKMLGENGLNIIRKVFGIVLLAIAVKLFAANVKGLFV